Proteins encoded within one genomic window of Budorcas taxicolor isolate Tak-1 chromosome 12, Takin1.1, whole genome shotgun sequence:
- the LOC128057684 gene encoding G-protein coupled receptor 183: protein MDNFTTPSAASLESDCDLYAHHQTARILMPLHYSIVFVIGLVGNLLALIVIIQNRKKINSTTLYSTNLVISDILFTTALPTRIAYYALGFDWRIGDALCRITALVFYINTYAGVNFMTCLSIDRFFAVVHPLRYNKIKRIEHAKCICIFVWILVFAQTLPLLINPMSKQEAERTTCMEYPNFEETKSLPWILLGACFIGYVLPLVIILICYSQICCKLFKTAKQNPLTEKSGVNKKALNTIIFIIVVFVVCFTPYHVAIIQHMIKKLRLPGLLECSQRHSFQISLHFTVCLMNFNCCMDPFIYFFACKGYKRKVMKMLKRQVSVSISSAVRSAPEENSREMTETQMMIHSKSLNGK from the coding sequence ATGGACAATTTTACTACACCCTCTGCAGCTTCTCTGGAAAGCGACTGTGATCTCTACGCCCACCACCAGACAGCCAGGATCCTCATGCCACTGCATTACAGCATCGTCTTCGTAATTGGGCTTGTGGGAAACTTACTGGCCTTGATTGTCATtattcaaaacaggaaaaaaatcaactcGACCACTCTATATTCAACCAATTTGGTGATTTCGGATATACTTTTTACCACGGCTCTGCCCACACGGATAGCCTACTACGCGTTGGGCTTTGACTGGAGAATCGGCGATGCCCTGTGTAGGATAACCGCTCTTGTGTTTTACATCAACACGTACGCAGGTGTGAACTTCATGACCTGCCTGAGCATTGACCGGTTCTTTGCTGTGGTGCACCCCCTGCGGTACAATAAGATAAAAAGAATTGAACACGCAAAATGTATCTGCATATTTGTCTGGATTCTGGTATTTGCTCAAACACTCCCGCTACTCATAAACCCTATGTCAAAACAGGAGGCTGAAAGGACTACGTGCATGGAATATCCAAACTTTGAGGAAACCAAATCCCTCCCCTGGATTCTGCTTGGTGCCTGCTTCATAGGATACGTACTTCCACTTGTCATTATTCTTATCTGCTATTCTCAAATCTGTTGCAAGCTCTTTAAAACTGCCAAACAGAACCCGCTAACTGAGAAATCGGGGGTCAACAAAAAGGCTCTCaacacaattatttttataattgttgtGTTTGTTGTATGCTTCACGCCTTATCATGTTGCAATTATTCAACACATGATCAAGAAACTTCGTCTTCCTGGTCTCCTGGAATGTAGCCAAAGACATTCATTCCAGATATCTCTGCACTTTACAGTATGTCTGATGAACTTCAACTGCTGCATGGacccttttatatatttttttgcatgtAAAGGGTACAAAAGAAAGGTCATGAAGATGTTGAAACGTCAAGTCAGTGTATCAATTTCCAGCGCTGTGAGGTCAGCCCCTGAAGAAAACTCACGTGAAATGACAGAAACTCAAATGATGATACATTCCAAGTCTTTAAatggaaagtaa